Proteins found in one Geomonas subterranea genomic segment:
- the nuoB gene encoding NADH-quinone oxidoreductase subunit NuoB, whose product MIKAILARIKQGHRTMAYPKEPLPLPERFRGYPELKGSLCPPDCRLCADACPVGAVGSAQGLSVDLGKCLFCAECAGACPKGAISYTNDARLAVNSREDLVVREGEERRLARALDQKMLALFGRSLKFRSVVAGGCNACEADSNVLSTIGWDIGRFGLQFVASPRHADALWVTGPVTENMREALLRTYEAIPAPKLVIACGACAINGGPFIGSPAAHDGVDRLLPVDLYIPGCPPHPVTILDGLLRLLDRMG is encoded by the coding sequence ATGATCAAGGCCATACTCGCACGCATCAAGCAGGGGCACCGCACCATGGCGTACCCGAAGGAACCGCTCCCGCTGCCGGAGCGCTTCCGTGGCTACCCGGAACTCAAAGGTTCTCTCTGCCCTCCCGACTGCCGCCTCTGCGCCGACGCCTGCCCGGTGGGGGCTGTGGGATCTGCGCAGGGTCTCTCCGTCGACCTCGGAAAGTGCCTGTTCTGCGCCGAATGTGCCGGTGCCTGTCCTAAAGGTGCCATCTCCTACACCAACGACGCCCGCCTGGCCGTGAACTCCCGCGAGGACCTGGTGGTGCGGGAAGGGGAGGAGCGCAGGCTGGCGCGGGCCCTGGACCAGAAGATGCTGGCGCTGTTCGGGCGCTCACTGAAGTTCCGTTCCGTGGTCGCCGGCGGCTGCAACGCCTGCGAGGCCGACAGTAACGTCCTTTCCACCATCGGCTGGGATATCGGGCGGTTCGGACTGCAGTTCGTCGCCAGCCCGCGCCATGCCGACGCCCTCTGGGTCACCGGTCCGGTGACGGAGAACATGCGCGAGGCGCTGCTGAGGACCTACGAGGCCATCCCGGCCCCCAAACTCGTCATCGCCTGCGGCGCCTGCGCCATCAACGGCGGCCCCTTCATCGGCTCCCCTGCCGCCCACGACGGGGTGGACCGCCTGCTGCCGGTCGATCTCTACATCCCGGGGTGCCCGCCGCACCCGGTGACCATCCTGGACGGCTTGTTGCGCCTGCTGGACCGCATGGGTTGA
- a CDS encoding cold-shock protein, producing the protein MVNGTVKWFNDSKGFGFIEQENGDDVFVHFSAITGDGFKSLAEGDSVTFEVAKGPKGLQAANVTRA; encoded by the coding sequence ATGGTTAACGGAACTGTAAAATGGTTTAACGACAGCAAGGGGTTTGGTTTCATCGAGCAGGAGAATGGCGACGACGTGTTCGTTCATTTCTCCGCCATCACCGGCGACGGGTTCAAATCCCTGGCTGAAGGCGATAGCGTCACTTTCGAAGTGGCGAAGGGACCCAAAGGGCTGCAGGCGGCTAACGTCACCCGCGCCTAA
- a CDS encoding respiratory chain complex I subunit 1 family protein, which translates to MIDTIFHVVLVLAMPPLLLGVIGKTKAAFAGRVGAPFLQPYYDMGRLMKKGIVLSDSTTWIFRAGPVVTLAATLFAALLVPLGKHPAPISFEGDMILFAYLFALGRFFTTTAALDTASSFEGMGAAREVSFSCLAEPTLFFALITLTRLSGTMSLTPMLQHVTPPVWMATGASLILLLAGLFVVLLAENCRIPFDDPNTHLELTMIHEVMVLDHSGPYFCCVLYGAALKLYLLGALFVNIALPFASGNAYLDWATFAAGMLLLAVAIGVVESVMARLRLIRVPQLLVAALILTAFSLVLVVR; encoded by the coding sequence ATGATCGACACAATCTTCCACGTGGTGCTGGTGCTGGCCATGCCCCCGCTGTTGCTGGGGGTGATCGGCAAGACCAAGGCGGCCTTCGCCGGGAGGGTGGGCGCTCCCTTCCTGCAGCCCTACTACGACATGGGACGGCTCATGAAAAAGGGGATCGTCCTCTCCGACAGCACCACCTGGATCTTCCGCGCCGGGCCGGTGGTGACGCTCGCCGCTACCCTGTTCGCCGCGCTCCTGGTGCCGCTTGGGAAGCACCCGGCCCCGATCTCCTTCGAGGGGGACATGATCCTCTTCGCCTACCTCTTCGCCCTGGGGCGCTTCTTCACCACGACGGCGGCGCTCGACACCGCCTCCAGCTTCGAGGGGATGGGGGCGGCGCGCGAGGTGAGCTTCTCCTGCCTGGCCGAGCCGACGCTCTTTTTCGCCCTGATCACCCTGACCAGGCTCTCGGGGACCATGAGCCTCACCCCGATGCTGCAGCACGTGACCCCTCCGGTCTGGATGGCGACCGGCGCGTCGCTCATCCTGCTTTTGGCCGGCCTCTTCGTGGTGCTCCTGGCCGAGAACTGCCGCATCCCCTTCGACGATCCCAACACGCACCTAGAGCTCACCATGATCCACGAGGTGATGGTGCTCGACCATAGCGGCCCCTATTTCTGCTGCGTCCTCTACGGCGCCGCCTTGAAGCTCTACCTCCTGGGGGCGCTCTTCGTGAACATCGCGCTCCCCTTCGCCTCGGGCAACGCCTACCTCGACTGGGCCACCTTCGCGGCGGGTATGCTGCTCCTCGCGGTGGCCATCGGGGTGGTCGAGTCGGTGATGGCGCGCCTGAGGCTCATCCGCGTGCCGCAGCTTCTGGTGGCGGCGTTGATACTGACCGCATTTTCCCTGGTTCTGGTTGTGAGGTGA
- a CDS encoding cytochrome C, protein MKSHVWRPLVVVLVVIALVLVARKFLVPADFGVGARGYMYGWHRAGNEQQWKDVKVKYKTAAFCKDCHPDKYDEMKESPHRNINCENCHGPALNHPDDPRSLTIDRSRELCARCHTRLPYPNSGRGVMKGIDPTTHNVGLDCVTCHWPHDPRKEGHKR, encoded by the coding sequence GTGAAGAGTCATGTTTGGCGGCCGCTGGTCGTGGTGCTGGTGGTGATCGCCCTGGTCCTGGTGGCGCGGAAATTCCTGGTCCCCGCGGACTTCGGGGTCGGCGCCAGGGGGTACATGTACGGCTGGCACCGCGCCGGCAACGAGCAGCAGTGGAAAGATGTGAAGGTGAAGTACAAGACCGCGGCCTTCTGCAAGGACTGCCACCCCGACAAATACGACGAGATGAAGGAGTCGCCGCACCGCAACATCAATTGCGAGAACTGTCACGGCCCCGCCCTGAACCACCCGGACGATCCCCGGTCGCTCACCATCGACCGCAGCCGCGAACTCTGTGCCCGCTGCCACACCCGCCTCCCCTACCCCAACAGCGGCCGGGGCGTGATGAAGGGGATCGACCCCACGACTCACAACGTCGGCCTGGACTGCGTCACCTGCCACTGGCCGCACGACCCGAGGAAGGAGGGGCACAAGAGATGA
- a CDS encoding hydrogenase large subunit: MSPALVFTQNGGVLSRREIPRHAPERFAQALLSAIDGGWRVVSYFGMQEDDGVCLYCLLSFKSHATIGVMSTLVTGKNFYSLVSEAPQLHLFEREIAEQFYLNLEGHPWPKPVRFAPALGSLPGDTPQPPPTIGVMDFYRVDGDEVHEVAVGPVHAGIIEPGHFRFQCFGEEVMHLEISLGYQHRGVERMMQGRPGERMRKLMETVAGDTSIGHGTAYAMIVEALSGTRVPARAQAVRGIALELERLANHTGDLGAIAGDVGYLPTASFCGRIRGDFLNVTAGICGSRFGRDLVLPGGVRFDLDSAGARQLADRIKVARDEVHNAVDLLWDTPSVLARLEGTGVVSEQTAIELGLVGPAARASGLNRDIRRDHPFGIYSMSQIPVETAKSGDVYARTMVRWLEMEKSLDFIEEQLSQLPGVEVANPVREVGGGQLAVALTEGWRGEICHVALTDERGNFLRYKVTDPSFHNWTGLALALRGGQISDFPLCNKSFNLSYCGFDL, encoded by the coding sequence ATGAGCCCGGCCCTGGTCTTCACCCAAAACGGCGGTGTGCTGTCGCGCCGGGAGATACCGCGTCACGCGCCGGAGCGCTTCGCGCAGGCGCTTCTCTCCGCGATTGACGGCGGCTGGCGTGTGGTCTCCTACTTCGGGATGCAGGAGGATGACGGGGTGTGCCTGTACTGCCTCCTCTCCTTCAAGAGCCACGCCACCATAGGTGTCATGAGCACCCTGGTCACCGGCAAAAACTTCTACTCGCTGGTTTCCGAGGCGCCGCAGCTGCACCTCTTCGAGCGCGAGATCGCCGAGCAGTTCTACCTGAACCTGGAGGGGCACCCCTGGCCCAAGCCGGTCCGTTTCGCGCCGGCGCTCGGCTCGCTTCCCGGGGATACTCCGCAGCCCCCTCCCACCATCGGCGTGATGGACTTCTACCGCGTCGATGGTGACGAGGTGCACGAGGTGGCGGTCGGGCCGGTGCATGCCGGCATCATCGAGCCGGGTCACTTCCGCTTCCAGTGCTTCGGCGAGGAGGTGATGCACCTGGAGATTTCGCTCGGTTACCAGCACAGGGGGGTCGAGCGGATGATGCAGGGACGCCCGGGCGAGCGGATGCGCAAGCTCATGGAGACGGTGGCGGGAGACACCAGCATCGGCCACGGCACCGCCTACGCGATGATCGTCGAGGCCCTTTCCGGGACGCGGGTGCCGGCCCGGGCCCAGGCGGTGCGCGGCATCGCCCTGGAACTGGAGCGGCTTGCCAATCACACCGGCGACCTGGGCGCCATCGCAGGAGACGTCGGCTACCTTCCAACCGCCTCGTTCTGCGGCAGGATCCGCGGCGATTTTCTCAATGTGACCGCGGGGATCTGCGGCAGCCGCTTCGGGCGGGACCTGGTCCTTCCGGGGGGGGTGCGTTTCGACCTGGACAGCGCCGGGGCGCGGCAGCTTGCCGACCGCATCAAGGTGGCCCGCGACGAGGTGCACAACGCGGTCGATCTACTCTGGGATACCCCGTCCGTGCTGGCGAGGCTCGAGGGAACCGGCGTGGTGAGCGAGCAGACGGCGATAGAACTTGGGCTGGTGGGACCTGCCGCCCGCGCCAGCGGCCTCAACCGGGACATCCGCCGCGACCATCCTTTCGGCATCTACAGCATGAGCCAGATCCCGGTGGAGACCGCGAAGAGCGGCGACGTCTACGCGAGGACCATGGTGCGCTGGCTGGAGATGGAGAAGTCGCTCGACTTCATCGAGGAGCAGCTTTCCCAGCTGCCGGGCGTGGAGGTGGCGAACCCCGTGCGCGAGGTGGGTGGGGGGCAACTCGCAGTGGCGCTGACCGAAGGGTGGCGTGGCGAGATCTGCCATGTGGCTCTCACTGACGAGCGGGGCAATTTCCTGCGCTACAAGGTGACCGACCCCTCCTTCCACAACTGGACCGGTCTCGCGCTGGCACTCCGCGGGGGGCAGATCTCGGACTTCCCGCTGTGCAACAAGAGCTTCAACCTTTCCTACTGCGGGTTCGACCTCTAG
- a CDS encoding hydrogenase: MNSLADQLLVLCLLINFAVLGTSRLAFSVRCVAVQGVLLGTLPALVHPFSWHVSFIVVSIILVKGALIPVLIIRAIKKAEIEREFSPFIGYIPSLVLGALFTSLAFIFAAKLPLSPEHEGLLIVPAAAATLMSGFLVLMGRRKAISQVLGYLLMENGIFLFGLLLADAMPVMVEAGALLDLLVGIFVMGIVINHISREFSSIDTSRLSALREE, from the coding sequence ATGAATTCCCTGGCCGACCAGCTGCTGGTACTCTGCCTTTTGATCAACTTCGCCGTCCTGGGGACCAGCCGGCTCGCCTTCTCGGTCCGCTGCGTGGCGGTGCAGGGGGTGCTGCTCGGCACGCTCCCGGCGCTGGTGCACCCCTTCTCCTGGCACGTCAGCTTCATCGTGGTGAGCATCATCCTGGTCAAGGGGGCGCTGATCCCGGTCCTGATCATCCGGGCCATCAAGAAGGCCGAGATCGAGCGCGAGTTCTCCCCCTTCATCGGCTATATCCCATCGCTTGTGCTGGGGGCGCTCTTCACCTCGCTCGCCTTCATCTTCGCCGCCAAGCTCCCGCTCTCTCCCGAGCACGAGGGGCTCCTGATCGTGCCGGCGGCCGCCGCGACCCTCATGAGCGGCTTCCTGGTCCTCATGGGGAGGCGCAAGGCGATCTCGCAGGTGCTCGGGTACCTGCTCATGGAGAACGGCATCTTCCTGTTCGGCCTCCTTTTGGCAGACGCCATGCCGGTCATGGTGGAGGCGGGGGCGCTCCTCGACCTCCTGGTCGGCATCTTCGTCATGGGGATCGTCATCAACCACATCAGCCGCGAGTTCTCGAGCATCGACACCTCGAGACTCTCCGCGCTGAGGGAGGAATAG
- a CDS encoding response regulator → MNDAPTASPPSDNLRVWSVTLLAFLIGLFLSGSTVLLYESKRQDSRRQAVMDLTTNAGHDIQEYLNRSISSTYALAAVIRQGNGRIDNFQELAREMLDLYPGLSALQLVPGGVVTEIFPLQGNEKAIGLNLLDKSHANTEAVEALRHGSLTLAGPFELVQGGLALMGRLPVYLKGAGGEKRFWGFTAAMIRLESFFEAVHLQTTLTPDLNYRISRIKPDTGTIDVFWNHGAPLVRPVSQHISVPNGEWILSVEPVGGWYARQVVLGEVALVLLLSSLGALTAYWLVRQPIVLRRMVEERTRELSATNARLQTEVVERKHAEQALLASEEKLRSIFASLTDVILVLDAEGRYLEIAPTSTKRLYRPPDELVGRKIPDVFPGELADFFVSTIRKALAAGKTITVDYPLVIQGEEIWFTGNVTPMPGDRVIWSAHDITQRKRAEEERLKLEKQMLHAQKLESLGVLAGGIAHDFNNILTVIVGNTDLALMRLAPESPVIDNLRRIETAAARASDLAHQMLAYSGKGHFVTEELDLNRLVEEMGQMLSVSVSKKAQLVYNLGRPLPSITGDATQIRQVLMNLVINASEAIGDESGIITISTGRLECTEPYFNGGWLSDPIQPGLYAYVEVSDNGCGMDRETMAKIFDPFFTTKFTGRGLGMAAVLGIVRGHLGAIRVYSEPEKGSTFKVILPADGAAVEPHHAESAPEQAWRGSGTVLLIDDEDTIRALASEMLGELGFEVVTAADGREGMEIFRSRNDIVLVLLDLTMPHMDGEQCFRELRRLDPRVKVVMSSGFSEHEVSGKFLGRGISGFVQKPYKLSALRDVLSSLNWESSARIR, encoded by the coding sequence ATGAACGATGCGCCAACTGCGTCCCCCCCCTCGGATAACCTCCGGGTCTGGAGCGTCACGCTCCTCGCTTTTCTCATAGGTCTGTTCCTCTCCGGCTCCACGGTTTTGCTCTACGAAAGCAAGCGCCAGGACAGCCGCCGCCAGGCGGTCATGGACCTTACCACCAACGCTGGCCACGACATCCAGGAGTACCTGAACCGCTCCATTTCCTCCACCTACGCCCTTGCCGCGGTCATCCGTCAGGGCAACGGCAGGATCGACAACTTCCAGGAGCTGGCCAGGGAGATGCTGGATCTCTACCCGGGACTCTCCGCCCTGCAACTGGTTCCCGGCGGCGTCGTCACCGAAATTTTCCCGTTGCAGGGGAACGAGAAGGCCATCGGCCTGAACCTCCTGGACAAGTCCCATGCCAACACCGAGGCCGTGGAGGCGCTGCGCCACGGCTCGCTCACCCTGGCCGGCCCTTTCGAGCTGGTGCAGGGGGGGCTGGCGCTCATGGGGAGGCTCCCGGTATATCTGAAAGGGGCCGGGGGGGAGAAGCGCTTCTGGGGCTTCACCGCCGCGATGATCCGTCTGGAGAGCTTCTTCGAGGCGGTACATCTGCAGACCACGCTCACCCCCGACCTCAATTACCGGATCAGCCGCATCAAGCCCGACACCGGGACGATCGACGTCTTCTGGAACCATGGCGCTCCGCTGGTCAGGCCGGTGAGCCAGCACATCTCAGTCCCCAACGGGGAATGGATTCTTTCCGTCGAACCGGTTGGGGGATGGTACGCGCGACAGGTGGTTCTGGGGGAGGTAGCCCTGGTGCTGCTCCTGAGTTCCCTGGGTGCCCTCACCGCGTACTGGCTGGTGCGCCAGCCTATCGTGTTAAGGCGCATGGTCGAGGAGAGGACCCGGGAACTTTCCGCGACCAATGCACGGCTGCAGACCGAGGTGGTCGAGCGCAAGCACGCCGAGCAGGCCCTGCTGGCCTCGGAAGAGAAGCTCCGCTCCATCTTCGCCTCGCTCACCGACGTCATCCTGGTGCTGGATGCCGAAGGGCGCTACCTGGAGATCGCCCCCACCAGCACGAAACGTCTGTACCGCCCCCCCGACGAGCTGGTGGGGAGGAAGATACCGGACGTCTTTCCCGGGGAACTCGCCGACTTCTTCGTCTCCACCATCCGCAAGGCACTTGCCGCCGGAAAAACCATCACGGTCGACTACCCGCTGGTCATCCAGGGGGAGGAGATTTGGTTCACCGGCAACGTCACCCCCATGCCGGGCGACCGGGTGATCTGGTCCGCCCACGACATCACCCAGAGAAAGAGGGCCGAAGAGGAGCGTCTGAAGCTGGAAAAGCAGATGCTGCACGCCCAGAAGCTGGAGAGCCTCGGGGTGCTGGCCGGGGGGATCGCCCACGACTTCAACAACATCCTCACCGTCATCGTGGGCAACACCGACCTCGCTCTCATGCGGCTTGCCCCTGAGTCCCCCGTCATTGACAACCTGCGCCGGATCGAGACGGCGGCGGCCAGGGCTTCGGACCTGGCGCACCAGATGCTGGCCTACTCCGGCAAGGGACATTTTGTGACCGAGGAACTGGACCTGAACCGCCTGGTGGAGGAGATGGGGCAGATGCTGAGCGTTTCGGTCTCCAAGAAGGCGCAACTCGTCTACAACCTTGGCCGCCCCCTGCCGTCGATCACCGGTGACGCCACCCAGATCCGGCAGGTGCTGATGAACCTGGTCATCAACGCCTCCGAGGCGATCGGCGACGAGAGCGGGATCATAACCATTTCCACCGGGCGCCTGGAGTGCACCGAGCCCTACTTCAACGGCGGATGGCTCTCCGACCCCATCCAGCCCGGGCTCTACGCCTACGTGGAGGTGTCCGACAACGGTTGCGGCATGGACCGCGAGACCATGGCGAAGATCTTCGATCCGTTCTTCACCACCAAGTTCACCGGGCGGGGACTGGGGATGGCGGCGGTGCTCGGCATCGTGCGCGGCCACCTGGGCGCCATCAGGGTCTACAGCGAGCCGGAGAAGGGGAGCACCTTCAAGGTCATACTCCCCGCGGACGGCGCGGCGGTCGAGCCGCACCACGCGGAGTCCGCCCCGGAGCAGGCCTGGCGGGGGAGCGGCACGGTCCTCTTGATCGACGATGAGGACACCATCAGGGCGCTGGCGAGCGAGATGCTCGGGGAACTGGGGTTCGAGGTGGTGACGGCCGCCGACGGACGGGAGGGGATGGAGATCTTCCGCAGCCGCAACGATATCGTCCTGGTGCTGCTCGATCTGACCATGCCGCACATGGATGGCGAGCAGTGCTTCAGGGAACTGCGCCGGTTGGACCCGCGGGTCAAGGTGGTCATGTCCAGCGGGTTCAGCGAGCACGAGGTCTCCGGCAAGTTCCTCGGCAGGGGGATCTCCGGTTTCGTGCAAAAGCCGTACAAGCTCTCGGCGTTGCGTGATGTCCTCTCCTCGCTTAATTGGGAGAGCTCGGCCCGGATACGTTAA
- a CDS encoding proton-conducting transporter transmembrane domain-containing protein, whose amino-acid sequence MMWALVLLPLLGAALSWLVPDNRRRVWVLPLFSLAQLGVSAALLVHTPPPSPAGWIWLDPLGKLVLMANSVLFTICSFYAVGYLSYRLKRPNRVLCASLLVCLSATSLVVISQHLGLLWIALEATTLTMAPLIYFNHNARSIEATWKYLLICSVGIAIALLGLFFLAYSTIVAKQEVSLLLPTLIRDAAALHPGWRHAAFIFLLVGFGSKMGLAPLHTWKPDAYGEAPGLVGALLAGGLVNCALLALLRVYQVAAASSEGALFQQVLLTMGLVSMAFAAVFMARQSDFKRMLAYSSVEHVGIIAVALGLGKGALFAGLLHMINNSLTKGVLFLSCGNIHRAFNSKSTLFVRGAIRRTPWSAALFLAAFLAITGSPPFAPFVSEFLIVSSAFGQGNHWTGGLFLLFLALIFIGMASTVLPVVLGEVPQDLERTRYRDAAPTVLPPLVLMGLVLVLGLWIPAPLQDLLREAARLLGGEA is encoded by the coding sequence ATGATGTGGGCCCTGGTCCTTCTTCCGCTTCTTGGCGCCGCGCTCTCCTGGCTTGTCCCGGACAACCGCAGGCGCGTCTGGGTGCTCCCCCTCTTCTCCCTGGCGCAGCTCGGGGTGAGCGCAGCGCTCCTGGTGCACACGCCCCCCCCCTCCCCGGCGGGATGGATATGGCTCGACCCACTGGGGAAGCTGGTGCTCATGGCCAACAGCGTTCTCTTCACCATCTGCTCTTTCTACGCGGTGGGGTACCTGAGCTACCGGCTCAAGCGCCCGAACCGGGTCCTGTGCGCCTCGCTGCTGGTCTGCCTCTCCGCTACCTCGCTGGTGGTCATCTCGCAGCACCTGGGGCTCCTCTGGATCGCGCTCGAGGCCACCACCCTGACCATGGCGCCGCTCATCTACTTCAACCACAACGCCCGCTCCATCGAGGCGACCTGGAAGTACCTCCTCATCTGCTCGGTGGGGATCGCCATCGCCCTTTTGGGGCTCTTCTTCCTGGCATACTCCACCATCGTGGCGAAGCAGGAGGTGAGCCTCCTCCTCCCGACCCTGATCCGGGACGCCGCAGCCCTGCATCCGGGGTGGCGCCACGCCGCGTTCATCTTCCTGCTGGTGGGCTTCGGCTCGAAGATGGGGCTCGCGCCGCTGCATACCTGGAAGCCGGACGCCTACGGGGAGGCCCCGGGGCTGGTCGGTGCCCTGCTCGCCGGGGGGCTCGTGAACTGCGCCCTCCTGGCGCTTCTGCGTGTCTACCAGGTGGCCGCCGCCTCGAGCGAAGGGGCGCTCTTCCAGCAGGTGCTCCTCACCATGGGGCTCGTCTCCATGGCCTTCGCCGCCGTGTTCATGGCGCGCCAGAGCGACTTCAAGAGGATGCTCGCCTATTCAAGCGTGGAGCACGTCGGCATCATCGCGGTGGCGCTGGGGCTGGGAAAGGGGGCGCTCTTCGCGGGGCTCTTGCACATGATCAACAACTCCCTCACCAAGGGGGTGCTCTTTCTTTCCTGCGGCAACATCCACCGTGCCTTCAACTCCAAGAGCACCCTGTTCGTGCGGGGCGCCATCCGGCGCACCCCCTGGTCGGCCGCGCTCTTTCTCGCCGCCTTCCTGGCCATCACCGGGTCGCCACCCTTCGCCCCCTTCGTCAGCGAGTTCCTCATCGTCTCCTCCGCCTTCGGGCAGGGAAACCACTGGACCGGCGGGCTGTTCCTCCTGTTCCTGGCGTTGATCTTCATCGGCATGGCCTCCACCGTGCTCCCGGTCGTCCTGGGGGAGGTGCCGCAGGACCTGGAGCGGACCCGCTACCGGGATGCCGCGCCCACGGTTTTGCCCCCCCTGGTGCTGATGGGGCTCGTGCTGGTGCTGGGGCTGTGGATACCGGCGCCGCTGCAGGACCTCCTGCGCGAGGCGGCGCGGCTTTTGGGAGGTGAGGCATGA
- a CDS encoding proton-conducting transporter transmembrane domain-containing protein — MLFFDMMRDPASLVLCAIALAGCSGLPGLVLRDGTLGQRLASVAALLSALLALPSLLYLLLGGGEATFLLNWNLPFGPCEVALDPLSLFFLIPIFLIFPAGSLYALGYWPAASHSSQRSVTFFYGLLACAMALVVVSRNGAMFMMSWEIMALSGYFLLVAEHREGEVRGAGTVYLVASHLGGAALLLLFASLFMITGSFGFPGGGSLVAGAGLTATLFWLALAGFGSKAGIMPLHLWLPSAHANAPSHVSALLSGVMLKIGVYGILRVISFFPERPLWWGGVLTVAGLTSAVMGICVASAQKDIKRLLAYSSIENLGIICAGIGMFLLGNGTGNQRLAFLGLAGALFHVLNHAIFKPLLFFCAGSVMHAAGTRDLDRMGGLARRLPYTAFFTLCGAVAICGLPPFNGFASEMLLYLGFFGEARAGQPFVALGAPVLALVGGVAVISFVKLYGIAFLGEPRTAAAAAAHEASGTMLAPIGLLAGLALTGGLFPQLFLALVQPAFRGIAPDAAHAALLPIAPVWFALAGGSVICLATVLFLFLQAKTSGRTAAASTWGCGYLRPSPRIQYTGSSFGAFFSSLAGSLIRTRITMGQITGLTPAAARLSYHPEETLLHRVVLPVLSVAGIACAFVRRLQHGEVQIYILYIFVTLMLLLLWVH; from the coding sequence ATGTTGTTTTTTGACATGATGCGGGACCCGGCTTCCCTGGTCCTTTGCGCAATAGCTCTAGCCGGCTGTTCGGGGCTTCCCGGTCTCGTGTTGCGAGACGGGACACTCGGACAACGGCTGGCCTCGGTAGCCGCGCTTTTAAGCGCTCTCCTCGCGCTACCGTCTCTTCTCTACCTGCTGCTGGGGGGAGGAGAAGCAACCTTCCTCCTGAACTGGAACCTCCCCTTCGGCCCCTGCGAAGTCGCCCTCGACCCTCTCTCTCTATTCTTTCTGATCCCCATCTTCCTGATCTTCCCCGCCGGCTCCCTCTACGCCCTCGGTTACTGGCCCGCCGCCTCGCACAGTTCCCAAAGAAGCGTCACCTTTTTCTACGGTCTTTTGGCCTGCGCCATGGCGCTGGTTGTGGTGTCCCGAAACGGCGCCATGTTCATGATGTCGTGGGAAATCATGGCGCTTTCCGGCTACTTTCTTCTGGTCGCGGAGCACCGCGAGGGGGAGGTGCGCGGCGCGGGGACGGTCTACCTCGTCGCGAGCCACCTGGGGGGAGCTGCACTCCTGCTCCTGTTCGCCTCGCTGTTCATGATCACCGGGAGCTTCGGGTTCCCGGGGGGCGGTTCGCTGGTCGCCGGCGCGGGTCTTACCGCCACCCTGTTCTGGCTCGCCCTCGCCGGGTTCGGCTCGAAGGCCGGCATCATGCCGCTGCACCTGTGGCTCCCGTCGGCCCACGCCAACGCCCCGAGCCACGTCTCGGCGCTTCTTTCCGGTGTCATGCTGAAGATCGGGGTCTACGGCATCCTCCGCGTGATCTCGTTCTTCCCGGAGCGCCCGCTCTGGTGGGGCGGGGTGCTCACCGTGGCCGGGCTCACCTCGGCGGTGATGGGGATCTGCGTCGCATCGGCGCAAAAGGACATCAAGCGCCTCCTGGCCTACAGCAGCATCGAGAACCTGGGCATCATCTGCGCGGGTATCGGGATGTTCCTCTTGGGGAATGGGACCGGCAACCAGCGGCTCGCCTTCCTGGGGCTCGCCGGGGCGCTCTTCCACGTACTGAACCACGCCATCTTCAAGCCGCTGCTCTTTTTCTGCGCCGGGAGCGTCATGCACGCCGCCGGCACCCGCGACCTGGACCGGATGGGTGGACTGGCCCGCCGGCTTCCCTACACCGCCTTCTTCACCCTGTGCGGCGCCGTCGCCATCTGCGGGCTTCCCCCCTTCAACGGCTTCGCCAGCGAGATGCTCCTGTACCTCGGGTTCTTCGGCGAGGCGCGTGCCGGTCAGCCTTTCGTGGCCCTCGGCGCGCCGGTTCTCGCATTGGTGGGGGGCGTCGCGGTGATCTCCTTCGTGAAGCTCTACGGCATCGCTTTTCTCGGGGAACCACGCACCGCGGCCGCCGCCGCGGCCCACGAGGCGAGCGGGACCATGCTTGCCCCCATCGGTCTTCTGGCCGGGCTCGCCCTCACCGGCGGCCTTTTTCCCCAGCTCTTTTTGGCCCTGGTGCAGCCGGCATTTCGGGGAATCGCCCCGGATGCGGCGCACGCCGCGCTCCTCCCGATCGCGCCGGTCTGGTTCGCACTGGCGGGGGGGAGCGTCATCTGTCTCGCTACGGTCCTCTTCCTGTTCCTGCAGGCAAAGACCAGCGGGCGCACCGCTGCCGCCTCCACCTGGGGGTGCGGCTACCTCCGTCCTTCGCCGCGCATCCAGTACACGGGCAGCTCTTTCGGCGCTTTCTTCTCCTCCCTCGCGGGATCCTTGATCCGCACCCGGATCACCATGGGGCAGATAACCGGCCTCACCCCCGCCGCGGCCCGGCTGAGCTATCACCCGGAGGAGACGCTGCTGCACCGGGTGGTGTTGCCGGTCCTGAGCGTCGCGGGGATCGCCTGCGCCTTCGTCAGACGCCTGCAGCACGGCGAGGTGCAGATCTATATTCTCTATATCTTCGTCACGCTGATGCTGCTTTTGTTGTGGGTGCATTAA